Proteins encoded in a region of the Nitrospirota bacterium genome:
- a CDS encoding M23 family metallopeptidase, whose product MTEATWIGTLAEDYLGQLGEPIQQGVKVMGQVSGAENSDAYTVVIFRGSTAKPLRFSFPRKFVSKLLIVGAILILADILIISHYVIRTGEVWELSAFRAEAMSAREQTAAFSGAVDDLKKRITGMKEVNQRLRVMLGIEAPKTGDVANGRGGEDGPLPDGNALSSAEKTLKRDEGAQRPSLVEPDQNTSVGQTSHSVDPSGLTEQEIIASIKGGIDWLSKEATTQEQFLQELSLAAEQKSSRWAATPSIWPVKGWVTSGFGPRVSPFTEKPAWHDGLDIGAAANAPVQAPAQGRITTVGFDPKLGNLVKIDHGFGIETLYGHLAKSLVKEGQRVKRGEVVGLVGSTGLATGPHLHYMVKVYGQTLDPVRYILE is encoded by the coding sequence TTGACCGAGGCCACCTGGATAGGTACACTCGCCGAGGACTATCTTGGACAGCTGGGGGAGCCCATTCAGCAGGGGGTGAAGGTTATGGGACAAGTAAGCGGTGCGGAAAATAGTGATGCCTATACCGTTGTAATTTTTCGCGGCTCAACGGCCAAGCCTCTTCGGTTTAGTTTTCCACGCAAATTTGTCAGTAAGTTATTGATTGTCGGAGCAATTCTCATATTAGCCGATATCCTGATCATTTCACATTATGTGATCAGAACGGGTGAGGTCTGGGAGCTCTCAGCGTTCCGCGCAGAAGCGATGAGCGCACGAGAGCAGACTGCCGCCTTCTCCGGAGCCGTCGATGATCTGAAGAAGCGCATAACAGGCATGAAAGAGGTCAATCAGCGACTTCGTGTCATGTTGGGAATTGAGGCACCGAAGACAGGGGATGTCGCGAATGGCCGAGGTGGTGAGGATGGCCCTCTTCCAGATGGCAATGCTCTATCCTCTGCTGAGAAGACTCTCAAGAGGGATGAGGGGGCTCAGCGCCCAAGTTTGGTAGAACCGGACCAAAATACTTCAGTCGGACAAACGAGCCACTCTGTCGATCCAAGTGGTCTCACCGAACAGGAGATCATTGCCTCAATCAAGGGTGGCATTGATTGGTTATCGAAAGAAGCGACGACTCAGGAGCAATTCCTTCAAGAGTTATCTTTGGCTGCCGAGCAGAAGTCTTCTCGTTGGGCAGCGACTCCGTCCATTTGGCCGGTGAAGGGCTGGGTGACGTCTGGGTTTGGACCGAGGGTTTCCCCATTCACTGAAAAGCCTGCTTGGCATGATGGCTTGGATATTGGCGCTGCTGCGAATGCTCCAGTTCAGGCTCCGGCTCAAGGCCGCATCACAACAGTCGGATTCGACCCGAAGCTTGGAAACCTCGTAAAGATTGATCATGGGTTCGGCATTGAAACCCTCTACGGACACCTGGCTAAATCTTTAGTCAAAGAGGGGCAGCGCGTGAAACGTGGGGAAGTCGTTGGATTAGTTGGCAGCACCGGACTAGCCACGGGGCCCCACTTGCACTATATGGTTAAAGTATATGGCCAGACGCTTGACCCTGTTCGGTATATCCTCGAATAA
- the rny gene encoding ribonuclease Y: protein MSQITTSIFAYLLTGLVGGLLGIGLFELIRRSSGATKKAQEEEQARQSVQNAQREADNIVKEAKLEAKDLLLQSKSELEKEQKAKMGELAVVEKRLIQRDETIEKRVSVIDKREVDTQKRDLELVKREEKLTVKESACARAEKEHCEALERVAGMTSDEAKKQLIHEMESQARLEAVGLAKRILEEARENAEREAREIITCSIQRVVRDYVSESTISVVQIPNDAMKGRIIGREGRNIRAIEAATGIDLIIDETPEAVIISGFDPLRREIAKVSLERLMHDGRIHPTRIEEIVEKVKVDIDKLMYEEAEKIIFELGLSDFHPELIKVLGRLKYRTSYGQNNLYHAREAAYICGIMASELGLDVKLARRGALLHDIGKAVSHEEEGPHAMLGAEIAKKYGESEKIINAIAGHHEQVEPICPESVLVAAAEALSAARPGARREALETYVKRLEKLESLATTIKGVQKAYAIQAGREIRVIVRQEDITDAESFQLSRDLAKKIEQELTYPGTIRVTVIRESRYVEYAK from the coding sequence GTGAGTCAAATTACTACTTCAATTTTTGCCTATTTGTTGACAGGACTCGTTGGTGGATTGCTCGGAATCGGGCTGTTCGAACTGATTCGTCGTTCTTCTGGCGCTACGAAGAAGGCGCAAGAAGAGGAGCAGGCCCGCCAGTCTGTGCAGAATGCCCAGCGGGAAGCGGACAATATTGTCAAAGAAGCCAAGCTGGAAGCAAAAGATCTTCTGCTGCAGTCGAAATCGGAACTCGAGAAAGAGCAGAAGGCCAAGATGGGCGAGCTCGCCGTTGTCGAAAAACGTTTGATTCAGCGCGATGAAACCATCGAGAAGCGAGTCAGTGTGATCGACAAGCGAGAAGTCGATACGCAGAAACGAGATCTAGAGCTGGTGAAGCGGGAAGAAAAACTGACGGTAAAAGAATCGGCTTGCGCTCGAGCGGAGAAGGAGCATTGTGAGGCACTGGAACGTGTCGCGGGAATGACGTCCGACGAAGCGAAGAAGCAGCTCATTCATGAAATGGAAAGTCAGGCTCGGCTGGAAGCTGTCGGGCTTGCGAAGCGGATCTTAGAAGAGGCCCGGGAGAATGCGGAACGGGAAGCACGCGAGATCATTACCTGCTCAATTCAACGGGTGGTGCGTGATTACGTGTCCGAGTCCACGATTTCCGTGGTCCAGATTCCGAACGACGCGATGAAGGGGCGGATCATTGGACGGGAAGGGCGTAATATCCGCGCGATCGAAGCTGCGACGGGAATCGACTTAATCATCGATGAGACCCCTGAAGCGGTGATTATCTCCGGCTTCGATCCGTTGCGCCGGGAGATCGCCAAGGTGTCGCTCGAACGGCTCATGCATGACGGGCGCATCCATCCGACGCGGATCGAGGAGATCGTTGAGAAGGTCAAAGTCGATATCGATAAGCTCATGTATGAAGAGGCAGAGAAAATCATTTTTGAGTTAGGCCTCTCTGATTTTCATCCTGAGTTGATCAAAGTGCTTGGTCGGCTCAAGTACCGGACGAGTTATGGACAGAATAATCTCTATCATGCGCGTGAAGCGGCCTATATCTGCGGCATCATGGCGTCGGAGCTTGGCCTTGATGTGAAGCTGGCGAGACGAGGGGCGCTGCTCCACGATATCGGGAAAGCCGTCAGTCACGAAGAAGAGGGCCCCCATGCCATGTTGGGCGCCGAGATCGCCAAGAAGTATGGTGAGAGTGAGAAAATTATCAATGCGATCGCAGGGCACCACGAGCAAGTGGAGCCGATCTGTCCCGAGTCCGTCTTGGTGGCTGCAGCCGAAGCGTTGTCTGCTGCCAGGCCAGGGGCGAGACGTGAGGCTTTGGAGACCTACGTAAAGCGCTTGGAGAAGTTGGAGTCGCTTGCCACGACGATCAAAGGGGTGCAGAAAGCCTATGCCATCCAGGCTGGCCGAGAGATTCGGGTCATCGTTCGACAGGAAGATATTACGGATGCCGAGTCGTTCCAGCTGTCGCGGGACCTGGCGAAGAAGATCGAGCAGGAGTTGACCTATCCAGGCACGATTCGGGTGACCGTCATTCGAGAGAGCCGGTATGTGGAGTATGCGAAGTGA
- a CDS encoding rhodanese-like domain-containing protein: MGYAISPKELKARLDKGDKLVLVDVREDWEYSLAKIEGSTLIPLGTLPQSLAQLTRDSEIIAICHHGMRSADATNFLLQQGFSTVKNLVGGIDAWSTQVDGTVPRY; encoded by the coding sequence ATGGGCTATGCCATTTCCCCAAAAGAACTAAAAGCAAGACTTGATAAGGGCGACAAGTTAGTACTGGTCGATGTGCGGGAGGACTGGGAATATTCTCTCGCAAAGATTGAGGGCTCAACCCTCATTCCTCTTGGAACACTTCCTCAATCGCTGGCTCAGTTAACCCGTGACTCGGAGATCATTGCCATCTGCCACCATGGGATGAGAAGCGCCGATGCAACGAACTTTCTACTCCAACAAGGGTTCAGTACTGTAAAGAATCTAGTGGGTGGAATAGACGCCTGGTCGACCCAGGTAGACGGAACCGTTCCTCGATACTAG
- a CDS encoding formate--tetrahydrofolate ligase, protein MTDIEINRSVKARPIQDIADQLGIQADELFPYGKLKAKVSLDVLTRLKSARLGKYVLVTAINPTPLGEGKTTTSIGLAMGLSRLGHRTAVTLRQPSLGPVFGIKGGGTGGGRAQVLPMEEINLHLTGDAHAVSASHNLLSAFVDNHLFHGNALHVDQNRITWPRTLGVSDRALRQVSLGEGAAGHIGQFVITEASEVMAMLALASSQADLRQRLGQIIVGFTTDGKPVRAEEFGCAGSMAVLLREALLPNLVQTLEGTPAFVHTGPFGNIAHGNCSIISDAIALRCADYVVTEAGFGSDLGAEKFFNIKCRLSGFKPAAAVIVATLRALKLHGGGESVKVGSPLPVGLTGPNQEALVKGFVNLEQHIANIKAHGVPVVVAVNAFSDDPAAELEWVRARSREVGALDAAVSTHWADGGKGAEALAHVVVRATEEDSTFRHLYEVAWPIKKKIQAIATQMYGASDVSFETTAERDIEMAERIGLDQLPICMAKTPLSLSHDPALKGRPSGFTLPVKEVRLLAGAGFLTAVCSGIQLMPGLPKKPAGERIGFDPATGEIVGLS, encoded by the coding sequence ATGACAGATATCGAGATCAATAGATCGGTGAAGGCGCGCCCCATTCAGGATATTGCCGATCAGCTTGGCATCCAGGCCGACGAGCTATTCCCTTATGGAAAACTAAAGGCGAAAGTCTCGCTCGATGTGCTTACTCGCCTCAAATCAGCTCGACTAGGTAAATATGTACTCGTGACCGCCATCAACCCGACCCCGCTCGGTGAAGGCAAAACGACCACATCTATTGGGCTTGCCATGGGCCTGTCGCGCCTCGGTCATCGAACTGCCGTCACGCTTCGGCAGCCGTCCTTGGGGCCGGTGTTCGGGATCAAAGGGGGCGGAACAGGGGGAGGCCGCGCTCAAGTCCTTCCGATGGAAGAGATCAACCTCCATTTGACCGGCGATGCCCACGCGGTTTCTGCTAGCCACAATCTTTTGTCGGCATTTGTTGATAATCATCTGTTTCATGGGAATGCGCTTCATGTGGACCAGAATAGGATCACTTGGCCTCGGACGTTAGGCGTGAGTGATCGTGCGCTCAGGCAGGTTTCACTTGGGGAGGGGGCGGCAGGTCATATCGGTCAGTTTGTGATCACAGAAGCCTCTGAAGTCATGGCGATGCTCGCGTTAGCATCGAGCCAAGCGGACTTACGACAGAGGCTCGGGCAGATCATCGTGGGATTTACGACGGATGGAAAGCCAGTACGGGCAGAAGAGTTCGGCTGCGCCGGGTCTATGGCCGTTTTGCTGAGAGAAGCATTGCTGCCGAATTTGGTACAAACGCTGGAGGGAACGCCTGCGTTTGTGCATACGGGTCCCTTCGGCAATATCGCCCATGGAAACTGTTCGATTATTTCCGATGCCATCGCGCTACGCTGTGCGGATTATGTCGTCACAGAGGCTGGATTCGGTAGCGATCTTGGTGCGGAGAAGTTTTTCAACATCAAGTGCCGTCTCTCAGGATTCAAGCCTGCAGCAGCTGTGATCGTGGCGACGCTTCGTGCGCTCAAGCTCCACGGAGGCGGCGAATCGGTTAAGGTTGGTTCACCGCTTCCGGTCGGGCTGACTGGACCTAATCAAGAGGCTTTGGTCAAAGGCTTTGTTAATTTGGAACAGCACATTGCGAACATAAAAGCTCACGGAGTCCCTGTGGTGGTGGCGGTCAATGCCTTCAGCGACGATCCGGCGGCGGAGCTGGAGTGGGTTCGAGCGCGATCCCGAGAGGTTGGTGCGCTGGATGCAGCTGTTTCAACCCATTGGGCCGATGGCGGGAAAGGGGCTGAGGCATTAGCGCATGTGGTGGTTAGGGCCACGGAGGAAGACTCTACATTCAGGCATCTTTATGAGGTTGCGTGGCCGATCAAAAAGAAAATTCAGGCCATTGCTACGCAGATGTATGGAGCCTCCGACGTATCGTTTGAGACCACAGCCGAACGAGACATTGAGATGGCTGAGCGGATTGGATTGGATCAGTTGCCGATCTGTATGGCAAAGACGCCGTTATCGCTGTCGCACGATCCGGCGTTGAAGGGGCGCCCGTCTGGGTTTACGCTGCCGGTCAAGGAGGTGAGACTGCTTGCAGGGGCTGGGTTTCTTACGGCGGTCTGTTCGGGTATTCAGCTTATGCCGGGGTTGCCGAAAAAGCCGGCAGGGGAACGTATTGGGTTCGATCCCGCCACGGGAGAAATTGTGGGGCTGTCCTGA
- a CDS encoding TlyA family RNA methyltransferase: MATTPRVHKERLDRVLLVQGLVPSREAAARAVLAGGVSVDGIMVDKPAKLVPLDARIEVVQPALFVSRSGDKLAAALDAFHIDPLGVIGLDVGCSTGGFTDCLLQRGATRIYAIDVGYGQFEWKLRQDSRVVLLERTNIRYVDRATVPEPIDLAVIDVSFISLTLVLPAVVRLLNRSAAVVALVKPQFEVGKGQVGRGGIVRDDAQREAVTEKVIACATQLGLHLKGVLDSPVIGRKGNREILVGFSMGDHSMTGTAG, from the coding sequence ATGGCGACCACTCCTCGTGTTCACAAAGAACGGTTGGACCGCGTGTTGCTGGTGCAGGGCTTGGTGCCGAGCCGGGAGGCCGCGGCTCGAGCGGTTTTGGCGGGCGGAGTGTCTGTAGATGGGATTATGGTGGATAAGCCTGCGAAGCTGGTGCCGCTGGATGCGCGGATTGAGGTCGTGCAGCCTGCGTTATTCGTCAGTCGATCAGGCGATAAATTAGCCGCGGCTCTTGACGCATTTCACATAGATCCACTCGGAGTAATTGGTCTGGATGTCGGCTGTTCGACTGGCGGGTTCACCGACTGTTTATTGCAGCGCGGCGCGACCCGTATTTATGCCATCGATGTGGGGTATGGGCAGTTCGAGTGGAAGCTTCGTCAAGATTCTCGTGTTGTCTTGCTCGAACGGACTAATATTCGGTATGTTGACCGTGCCACGGTTCCTGAGCCGATCGATCTGGCGGTCATCGATGTATCCTTTATCTCGCTGACTTTAGTCTTGCCCGCCGTTGTGCGCCTCCTCAATAGATCCGCGGCGGTTGTCGCGTTAGTCAAGCCACAGTTTGAAGTTGGCAAGGGGCAGGTGGGACGAGGAGGAATCGTGCGGGATGATGCGCAACGTGAGGCCGTGACTGAAAAAGTCATTGCTTGCGCGACGCAGTTGGGGCTTCACTTGAAGGGTGTGCTCGATTCTCCTGTGATAGGGCGAAAAGGGAATCGGGAGATTCTTGTCGGGTTTAGCATGGGCGATCACAGCATGACTGGGACTGCAGGGTGA
- the xseA gene encoding exodeoxyribonuclease VII large subunit, producing the protein MFTVSELTGLLRTSIEEQFSDIWLEGELSNLRAPGSGHVYCTLKDKTSQIRAVMFRSSVVRLRFALQEGMQVIVRGRLTVYEPRGEYQIVLDTVEPKGVGALQLGFKQLKERLAEEGLFDQDRKKPLPAFPRTVGVVTSLTGAAIRDILAVLRRRWPTIHILIAPVQVQGENAGRQITEALAALNEWGSVDVIIVGRGGGSMEDLWSFNEEIVVRAIAASHVPVVSAVGHEIDVTLSDFVADFRAPTPSAAAEAVVPVLAEIVERVRELTIRVEQMMLRHCMFERQRLDAGIRGVTDVRFRLQAAAQRTDDMVDRLREMLQRLLTAGRERVHEAQRDLSGLNPILAIKQGLATVPQFSQRLEGQMRAVLTHHRHRVHALLAQLHTLSPLAVLGRGYSILQTVPAGKILHRANDVEAGQELEAQLASGRLSCKVTRVFDDSAV; encoded by the coding sequence ATCTTTACGGTTTCGGAGTTGACAGGACTACTCCGTACCTCCATTGAAGAACAGTTCTCTGACATCTGGCTGGAAGGGGAACTCTCCAACCTTCGTGCTCCCGGATCGGGACATGTCTATTGCACCCTCAAGGACAAGACGAGCCAAATTCGCGCGGTGATGTTTCGGTCCAGCGTGGTGCGACTACGTTTCGCCTTGCAAGAGGGGATGCAGGTGATCGTGCGGGGGCGGCTTACGGTGTATGAGCCGCGTGGCGAATACCAGATTGTCCTCGATACGGTAGAGCCGAAGGGAGTCGGCGCGTTACAGCTGGGCTTTAAACAGTTGAAAGAACGACTGGCTGAAGAGGGGTTGTTCGACCAGGACAGAAAGAAGCCGCTTCCGGCGTTTCCCCGGACAGTGGGTGTCGTCACCTCGCTGACTGGCGCAGCCATACGGGATATTCTAGCCGTGCTTCGGCGCCGCTGGCCGACGATCCATATTCTGATCGCGCCAGTTCAAGTTCAGGGAGAGAATGCCGGACGTCAAATCACCGAGGCGCTTGCTGCGTTGAATGAATGGGGTTCCGTGGACGTCATCATTGTTGGGCGTGGCGGAGGATCGATGGAGGATCTCTGGAGCTTCAACGAGGAGATCGTTGTGCGTGCCATTGCGGCCTCCCATGTGCCAGTGGTGTCGGCGGTCGGGCATGAAATTGATGTGACGTTGTCTGATTTCGTGGCCGACTTTCGTGCGCCGACGCCGTCGGCGGCAGCCGAGGCGGTGGTTCCGGTCTTGGCGGAGATCGTGGAACGAGTACGGGAGCTGACCATCCGCGTGGAACAGATGATGCTCCGGCATTGCATGTTTGAGCGGCAGCGGCTGGATGCCGGTATTCGAGGGGTAACGGATGTCCGTTTTCGTCTCCAGGCAGCGGCGCAACGGACAGACGATATGGTGGATCGGCTACGCGAGATGCTCCAGCGCCTGCTCACGGCAGGGCGGGAACGGGTGCATGAAGCACAGAGGGATCTCTCCGGTCTCAATCCTATTCTCGCGATCAAGCAAGGGTTGGCAACCGTCCCGCAGTTTTCACAGCGCCTGGAGGGACAGATGAGAGCGGTCTTGACGCATCATCGTCATCGTGTCCATGCGTTGCTGGCGCAGCTTCATACACTCAGTCCATTGGCCGTGCTTGGACGCGGGTACAGCATCCTTCAGACTGTTCCGGCTGGGAAGATTCTCCATCGAGCGAACGATGTGGAGGCTGGCCAGGAGTTGGAGGCTCAATTGGCAAGTGGGCGACTGAGTTGCAAGGTCACGCGGGTGTTCGACGATTCCGCAGTTTGA
- a CDS encoding TIGR00282 family metallophosphoesterase: MKVLFIGDIFGEPGRRAVARAVPRLVAQRQIDIVIGNGENAAAGFGITPDLAEELFDLGLAVITTGNHAWDKKEILDYFPREPRLLRPANYPIGVPGYGSVVVESAGGEQLGVMQLMGRAYMPTLDCPFQVAKKELAGLKKRVAAVIVDMHAEATSEKMAMGHYLDGEVVAVVGTHTHVQTADDQIFPKGTAYMTDIGMTGPLHSVIGVKKELAIEKFLTGMPRRFEVASGPSVFCAVLIELDARLGKALSIERIRIID; this comes from the coding sequence GTGAAGGTTCTCTTCATCGGCGATATTTTCGGAGAGCCCGGGCGTCGTGCGGTGGCCCGGGCTGTTCCCAGACTGGTCGCTCAGCGGCAGATTGATATTGTTATTGGGAATGGCGAAAACGCGGCCGCTGGGTTTGGCATCACGCCTGATTTGGCTGAAGAATTATTCGATCTCGGGCTTGCAGTGATTACGACCGGGAATCATGCCTGGGATAAGAAGGAAATTCTCGACTATTTCCCCCGTGAGCCGCGCCTACTTCGGCCCGCCAATTACCCGATCGGTGTGCCGGGGTATGGCAGTGTGGTGGTCGAGTCGGCCGGTGGGGAGCAGCTAGGCGTCATGCAGCTGATGGGTCGGGCCTATATGCCGACGTTGGATTGCCCGTTTCAGGTCGCCAAAAAAGAACTGGCCGGGTTGAAGAAACGAGTGGCAGCTGTGATTGTGGATATGCATGCAGAGGCCACATCTGAAAAAATGGCGATGGGGCATTATCTGGACGGCGAGGTCGTGGCCGTGGTCGGGACCCATACGCATGTACAAACGGCTGACGATCAGATTTTCCCGAAGGGGACGGCCTACATGACGGACATCGGCATGACCGGCCCTCTCCATTCCGTGATCGGGGTAAAGAAAGAACTAGCGATCGAAAAGTTTCTGACTGGGATGCCGCGGCGCTTCGAAGTGGCCTCCGGACCCTCCGTTTTTTGTGCGGTTCTGATCGAGCTTGATGCGCGTCTCGGGAAGGCCCTCTCGATCGAACGCATTCGCATCATCGATTAA
- the zapB gene encoding cell division protein ZapB: MALDRLDALEDRIKDLVKLIQELKKKNAAAEEELKVVRQRLAEKDDSNRRWEQERIDIKSRIEKVLGDVELLECFEERKEVALDEDH, encoded by the coding sequence ATGGCACTCGATCGATTGGACGCGCTTGAAGACCGTATTAAAGACCTGGTGAAGCTGATTCAAGAATTGAAGAAAAAGAATGCGGCTGCTGAAGAAGAGTTGAAGGTTGTTCGGCAGCGACTTGCGGAGAAGGATGATTCGAATCGGCGCTGGGAGCAAGAGCGTATCGATATCAAGTCCCGTATCGAAAAAGTCCTCGGCGATGTTGAGTTGTTGGAGTGTTTTGAAGAACGCAAGGAGGTGGCCCTTGACGAAGACCATTGA
- the cutA gene encoding divalent-cation tolerance protein CutA — protein MKKAPTKVLIVLVTTVSQKEAVRIGAKMVSARLAACANVIPGIKSIYRWNGKIIKSGETLLMLKSTKLQYQALEKAVKAMHSYETPEIVALEIKAGLDQYMRWVRVETHI, from the coding sequence ATGAAAAAAGCTCCAACAAAGGTCCTCATTGTTTTGGTGACAACGGTAAGTCAGAAAGAGGCGGTAAGAATCGGGGCGAAAATGGTTAGTGCTAGACTGGCTGCCTGTGCGAATGTCATCCCCGGTATCAAGTCGATCTATCGGTGGAACGGGAAAATTATCAAGTCAGGAGAAACGCTCCTGATGCTGAAGTCTACAAAACTTCAGTACCAGGCACTCGAGAAGGCGGTTAAGGCGATGCATAGTTACGAAACTCCTGAGATCGTGGCATTGGAGATCAAGGCTGGCCTCGATCAATATATGAGGTGGGTGCGGGTTGAGACTCATATATGA
- a CDS encoding cell division protein ZapA yields the protein MTKTIDVEIYGQRFAIRGEADEGYVRRLASFVDSQMRSLAEGMNTTTPSKLAVLTAINLAHQLFEVERKRAQGDADVERRMTSLMESIEEQVPTSLFR from the coding sequence TTGACGAAGACCATTGACGTGGAAATCTATGGCCAACGGTTTGCGATCCGCGGGGAGGCGGACGAGGGATATGTTCGGCGGCTTGCGAGTTTTGTCGATAGCCAGATGCGTAGTCTCGCGGAGGGAATGAATACGACGACTCCGTCAAAGCTCGCCGTGTTGACGGCGATCAACCTGGCCCATCAGTTGTTCGAAGTTGAACGGAAGCGTGCACAGGGTGATGCGGATGTCGAGCGGCGGATGACGTCGCTCATGGAATCGATCGAGGAGCAGGTGCCGACCTCGCTCTTTCGCTAG
- the xseB gene encoding exodeoxyribonuclease VII small subunit — MAAVKFEQAMARLEAIVGELEKSDLPLDESLRIFEEGIRLSKNCLKVLEEAEHKVEVLVQDKNGRKRIHAFSPDDETDEPSS, encoded by the coding sequence GTGGCAGCGGTAAAGTTTGAACAGGCAATGGCGCGGTTGGAAGCCATTGTCGGCGAGTTGGAGAAAAGCGATCTTCCCTTGGACGAATCGCTCAGGATCTTCGAAGAAGGCATTCGCCTCTCCAAGAATTGCCTCAAGGTTCTGGAAGAAGCCGAACATAAAGTAGAAGTGCTCGTGCAGGATAAGAACGGCAGGAAACGAATCCACGCCTTCTCCCCAGACGACGAAACCGATGAGCCGTCCTCCTAA
- the hflC gene encoding protease modulator HflC, giving the protein MTKQGFIIALLVVVIGLFILGASPLFVVDITQNAIVVQLGKPVRNITDPGLYVKVPFIQEVTYFDKRLLDYDSEAQDVITQDKKTLLLDNYAKWRIVDPLKVYQSFQTQRGALQRLNDIIYSELRVELGRHDLLEIVADHRADLMKIVTQRSHEKASAYGIEIQDVRIKRADLPEQNEKAVFARMQAERERQAKQYRAEGAEEAQKIRSEAEKDREIILAQAYKESEELRGAGDAKAFKVYADAYRQDPKFFEFTRSMEAYKKTFKDKSTMVVSPDSEFFQYLKHR; this is encoded by the coding sequence ATGACCAAGCAAGGATTCATTATTGCGCTGCTAGTGGTGGTCATCGGACTGTTTATCCTAGGCGCCTCACCGCTCTTCGTCGTGGATATCACCCAGAATGCGATCGTGGTTCAACTCGGTAAGCCTGTTCGCAACATTACCGATCCAGGCCTCTATGTGAAAGTGCCATTCATTCAAGAAGTCACCTACTTCGATAAACGCCTGCTGGACTATGACTCAGAGGCGCAAGATGTGATCACGCAGGATAAGAAGACCCTTCTTCTTGATAACTACGCCAAATGGCGGATTGTCGACCCCCTCAAGGTCTACCAGAGCTTTCAAACTCAACGGGGCGCGTTGCAGCGACTCAACGACATTATCTATTCTGAACTCCGGGTCGAACTTGGGCGCCACGACCTTCTGGAAATCGTCGCGGATCACCGAGCCGATCTCATGAAAATCGTGACCCAGCGATCACATGAGAAAGCCTCCGCCTATGGGATCGAGATTCAAGATGTGAGAATCAAGCGCGCAGACCTCCCCGAGCAAAACGAGAAAGCCGTGTTCGCCAGAATGCAGGCTGAACGTGAACGTCAGGCGAAGCAATACCGCGCAGAAGGCGCTGAGGAAGCGCAAAAGATTCGGTCCGAAGCGGAAAAAGACCGCGAGATCATTCTCGCGCAGGCGTACAAAGAATCTGAGGAACTACGCGGCGCAGGCGATGCCAAGGCTTTCAAGGTTTACGCGGATGCCTATCGGCAAGATCCAAAATTCTTTGAATTTACCAGGTCGATGGAAGCCTACAAGAAGACGTTCAAAGACAAGTCCACAATGGTCGTCAGTCCTGATTCAGAATTCTTTCAATACCTGAAGCATCGCTAG
- a CDS encoding NAD-dependent epimerase/dehydratase family protein: MKVLVTGGAGFIGSHVVDRLVQEGHEVVVVDNLSTGKRKNLNRAARFCKMDIQSWRLERVFRNERPHIVMHLAAQMDVRKSVEDPVFDAEVNILGMLNVLQQAVRHGVRKVVFSSSGGAIYGEQEIYPASESHVTRPLSPYGISKLCGEQYLSYYQRVSGLQVVNLRYANVYGPRQDPDGEAGVVAIFIQKLLNNEQAIICGNGRQTRDFVYVEDVIEANLAVMSQEIQGTYNVGTGQETSINDLLRLLITHTNSTCKEVHGPARKGEQARSVIDSTKLRQELSWEPRTDLSEGLKRTVEYFRERMG; encoded by the coding sequence ATGAAGGTACTCGTGACGGGAGGTGCCGGCTTTATTGGTTCCCATGTGGTCGATCGCCTTGTCCAGGAAGGACATGAAGTGGTGGTGGTGGACAATCTATCCACAGGAAAGCGGAAAAACCTTAATCGTGCCGCTCGTTTCTGCAAGATGGATATTCAGAGCTGGCGACTTGAGCGAGTGTTTCGCAATGAGCGGCCCCATATCGTCATGCACCTTGCGGCACAGATGGACGTCAGGAAATCTGTGGAAGATCCGGTCTTCGATGCCGAGGTAAACATTCTTGGAATGCTGAACGTGTTGCAGCAAGCAGTCAGGCACGGTGTGCGGAAGGTGGTGTTCTCTTCTTCGGGTGGAGCGATCTACGGCGAACAGGAGATCTATCCTGCTTCTGAGTCCCATGTCACGCGTCCGCTATCGCCCTACGGCATCAGCAAGTTGTGCGGGGAGCAGTACCTCTCCTACTACCAGCGGGTGAGCGGGCTTCAAGTAGTGAACTTGCGATACGCGAATGTCTATGGCCCTCGTCAGGATCCTGATGGAGAGGCTGGGGTGGTCGCGATTTTTATTCAGAAGTTGCTGAACAACGAGCAAGCGATTATTTGTGGAAATGGACGGCAAACGAGAGACTTCGTTTATGTTGAAGATGTGATTGAGGCAAATCTTGCGGTGATGAGTCAGGAAATACAAGGAACGTATAATGTTGGTACAGGGCAAGAAACGTCAATCAACGATTTATTGAGGCTTCTCATCACCCACACGAATTCAACCTGCAAGGAAGTCCATGGGCCTGCCAGAAAGGGCGAGCAGGCACGGAGCGTCATTGATTCCACGAAGCTCCGACAGGAATTGTCTTGGGAGCCGAGAACCGATCTCAGCGAAGGGCTCAAGCGTACCGTCGAGTATTTTCGTGAGCGTATGGGCTAG